The following nucleotide sequence is from Azoarcus sp. CIB.
ATGCGCAACAGGCTGCCACGGCTTGAGGGTAACAGGCGTCTTGACCATGAAGTCTTGAACGGTCTGCCGGGGAATCTGCTGCTCCTTCATCAATGCCTCTTCAAGTCCAATACAGAGTTCTATGGCGGCAGCCGTCGCGTGTCGCGCGTAGACGCCAGTGTGCATCGCATCGTTCCGGGCACTCTTGACGAAATCGAAGAGTGAGTTAAAGCGAGAGAAGCGCTCGGGGTGAATTTCGGCAAGTTTAGACAAGACGACTGACGATTGCGCAAGACTACTCATTGCGGTCTTGTATGCGCCGAGAGCTGCCTTTCTACCATTCAGACGCAAGCCGAGCGCTTCAAGGGCAAAGCAGATTGTGTGGAAGCCTTCAGCATCTGCCAGCGCGGCATATCGACCAGCGCGAAGCTCATCCCGGTGATACAAACGCTCGTGCCACTGCAATGTAGGAGTGTTCATACAGCTACGGACCAGAAAAGTGTGCGAGGGCTGACGTGGAGGTGACCGGCGCTGCGCGGCTTTATCGCGTCCGATGAACCGCAGGGTTATGCATCGGTGGGAGCAATGTGAGGAGGCCGCATACGCATTGCTGATAGCTCTCGCAGCCTTGCCAGATGCTGATTCGTCGCCTCCTTAGCTTCGGCACGAGAACATCCATTTCTTCGATAGGTTCTGCTCACCGAACTTCGATAAATGTCTTCCCATCCCGGCAGCGTCGTCTCGGGAGGAATCTCAACAACAATCTTTGGTTGATCAAGTCCTTCTCTTACCTTGGCGCCGGAGGCCGATGGCTGAAGATACACGGCTCTGGCGTTAATGATCCAATCAACGAGCCCACCCTGCTTTGAAACGTCGAAACAGAACGATGCGGACGTCGCGACTGGACGCGCAAAATCGAGTGAGAGATAGACGTGTTTCTTGTCAAACATTCGTCGCCCCCATCTCACAACAACATCGCCGGGCGGCGTGTCTGCATGAATCAGGATTAAGTCGTGAAGTGCGGGATGGTTCTCGCAGTCCACGATAAGCACGGGGACCAGGCGCCCATCGCCAATGTCGAGATTAGCAATTGCACCGTCACCGACTATAGGAACTAAATGTCGAAGTTCAATCTTGCCGATCCTCATTCCGCAGCCTCCGCAAGAGATACGACTCAACAATTGCACGCTCTCCGAGAGAAGTCACAGAGGCTAGCTCGTATTTATCTATCCGCTTTTTATTGATCAGTTGCTTGGGTACCTTAAAGCTGATCCAGCCTGAGACGGTCGATCTTGGCTCCAAGTTGATCGGCACACAGAGCGTTTTCAAATCCCAAAGCGGAGGAGCCTCCTGAACAACTGGGTGCAAGATTGCCTGAGATAGATTTCCGCTCTCGTCGTATGCATGAGTGATTAAATCAACTCGTATGACTGTGTTGGGGGCGTTGGCGCTATTGGTGAAAGAGCACGCAAACGCCACATAGTCCACGGCGTGGTCGTTCCGCCAACATGCTCCATCGATTAGATACACCTTGAGGGCGTCATGTTTTTCACGGTAATCAATTTCAGCGAGCGTCAAGGCTCGCCTTGCCGTTTTAGCACTGTGCCACGCCATTAAAGCCGAGATTACAGCTCCTAGGCAGGACACAATGGCGATTGTCGTTTCAGTTGTCACGGCTAAATCGATGCATAACGTCTGACATGCGCGGACCGTGGAGGCAAGCGCAGCGTACCGAAACTTGTGCGTTCGATGGAATAGTTTGACGTCATTGGACTACGATGAGTCACTGCACATGTGGGCCTGGTTCACTTGTGACAAACGTAGACCTTTCCCGCAACTTGCGACGACCCGTGGCCTTGCGAAACGGGCTCCCAAACGATATGCGTTCCCCGAAGGATGCGAGCCTTGTCGAAGGCAGAGAGCCGAGCATTCTCTATGCCCTTTTCGGCAAACACCCCATACCACGAAGAGGTTCCATACACGGTGTCGAGGTACTGACAGGCGGAAACCAGATCTGGGGAGGCGACTTGAATATCTGGCACCAGGACCGGATTGCCCGATGCGCAAGCAACAAGCGACGAGATGAGGAAAGCCAAGATGAAATTGCGCATATTGTCTCCTACGTTGCCCAACGTCGAAGCTCAGGCGACGGACAAAAGCGCAGCTTTTGTCCGTCCGACTGCAGCGTGGTTATGGACGTTTTCCCCCTAGCGTTCGTCATTTCTCGATCGCGTTTTCGCAGAGAATAAGCGCAGTTATGCGGTCAGCGTGACCTGCAATGAACATTGGGTCTTTTCTCTCCCACTTACCCCAAGCGTTGTATCGCAGTCCATGTTGATTCGCGAACACGAGCAGCGCATTATTATTGTATATAAATATCCATTTGTCTCCATACCCAACAGACCGGAGGTTGTCGTAGTCTGGCGCTGGAGCCACAGAACTGGCGAACACAATGCCAATGAGCAAACCAGCGTAGTCAAGAATTGGTGAACCGGATGCTCCTGGATATGCATCCATTCGCATGCGGTGCACGTACGGGAACTTGTTCGGATCCTTCCATGGCTGTATCTGTCCCCATTTGTACTGTAGTTTGAACTTATTGGCTTCTGGAGAAGAGAAACCTGCCGAAAATGCGTCTTCCATCTCATTGGGAACGGAGACTGAATTTGTTCCCGCAAACAGTCGGAAAGACGCGAAGGCTTCAACTTCTTTGTTGATCGCGAGGGCGGCAATATCGACGCGCGAGTCCATGGCCAAAATGCGCGCTTCATGCCAGTTTTGATCATGGGTTCTGACGCGAATACTGTTTGGCCGACAGTCAGCAATGACATGCCGGTTAGTAAACAAGTGCCCATCCGAATTATAGAAGAACCCTGTACCCGCGGACACATTACCGGGCTCAGCGTTTGCAGGGCTGGCGACTGCTACGAGGAGAACGAGTTGGATTATCTTCAAACGAACCATTATCTTTGCCATGCGCCTATCGTGAAGCTTCAGCGGACGGAAAAAGTCCTTCATCACGACGTCCCCACGTACGTCGCACTGGACTACTTTCGATCACTGAAACTCTCCGGAGATGAACGCATGATTTTCCATCGATGGAATTATTAGCCAGATCGCTCGATTAAAATCATGGATTATATGTCTAGCATGCTTACGCCGAATATGAACTTTGGTAGAACAATAGTGAAGAGTGCAACAATCGCTAAGGTTAGATGAAAGCTATGAGCGTAGATTGTCGCACCAAGATCACGCTTCCACTTTGATTGACTGCGAATCCCTGCTGCGTACAAACGCTCACCAAACAGTCTGGCGGGTAGTCGAATCAAAAGTACTGCGACGACAGCCACAACAAGAGTTACCGCCTTTTCCACTGAGAATATCCCTATATGCGCTAACCGCTGATAGACAGAATCTGCCTAATGTGACGTAAGACGCCCTACCAGTCCTCTACGGACTGTATTCGGGCGTTTCGGATTCACTGAACTTAGCCGAGCGGTATGCCCTTGTCAAATGCGCACGGCGTGCCGTATCCAGCCTTGCGCAACCCCATGATTTCTCACGCGAAACGTTGGGCGGCACAAACTACGGTTCGGTCGATGAAGGGTGTCTGTCGGCGGTCGCAACAGGGCGAATTCTGATGCACGATCAGTGCGGTGCAGCGCGGGAAATCGGCGACCGACTTGATGGCGAGCGGTAAGTGTGACGGGTCTCGGGCAGGTCCGCTTAACCCATCCCCACCCCAGCCCTCCCCTTGAAGGGGAGGGAGTGATCGTGCTGCGCTGGATCGGTCAGGCCGCGTGCGGCCTTTCGCTGACCAGCGCCGCGCCGCCGGCGCGGTTCAGCGCGCTCACCATCGCCTTGATCGACGCGGTGACGATGTTCTCGTCGATGCCGACGCCGTAGCAGTCGCCGCCCGCACCGGGCTTGGCCACTTCGATCAGCGCGTAGGCGCGGGCGTCGCCGCACTGGGCGCTGCTGCCGAAGGAGCGCTCTTCGTAGCTGCGCACCTGCAACTCGATGCCTAGGCTGTGGAGCGCGCGCACCGCAGCGTCGATGGGGCCGTTGCCTTCGGCGACGAGGGTGTGTTCCTGGCCATTGACGTCGAGCGTGAGGCGGATGCCCTGGGCGTCGCCGTGCTCGAAGAGGTGGTGCTCGACGTAGCGCACCGACGTGTCGTTGGCGAGGTAGGTGTCGGAGAACAGGCGCCAGATGTCGGCGGCCATGACTTCGCCCTTGTGCGTGTCGGCGTGCTTCTGCACGACGGCGGCGAATTCGACCTGCAGGCGCCGCGGCAGGACCATGCCGTATTCGGTTTCGAGCAGGTAGGCGATCCCGCCCTTGCCGGACTGGCTGTTGACGCGGATCACCGAGTCGTAGCTGCGGCCAACGTCGGCCGGGTCGATGGGAAGGTAAGGCACGTTCCACTGCTGATCCGCCTTGTGAGCGGCAAAGCCCTTCTTGATGGCGTCCTGGTGGGAGCCGGAGAAGGCAGTGAACACGAGGTCCCCGACGTAGGGGTGGCGCGGGGAGATGGGGAGCTGGGTACAGTGCTCGACTGTTCTGGCGACGGCGTTGATGTCCGAGAAGTCGAGGCCCGGATTCACGCCTTGGGTGTAGAGGTTGAGCGCGAGCGTGACGATGTCGACGTTGCCGGTGCGCTCGCCGTTGCCGAAGAGGCAGCCTTCGACGCGGTCGGCGCCGGCCATGAGACCGAGCTCGGCGGCGGCGACGGCGGTGCCGCGGTCGTTGTGCGGATGCACGCTGATGAGGACGCTGTCGCGGCGGGCTACGTTACGGTGCATCCACTCGATCTGGTCGGCGTGGATGTTGGGCGTGGCGACCTCGACCGTCGCGGGGAGGTTGAGGATGACCTTGTTGTTGGGGGTCGCGCCCCAGGCTTCGGTGACCGCATTGCAGACTTCGAGCGCGAAGTCGAGTTCGGTAGCGGTGAAGGTCTCGGGGCTGTACTGGAGGACGACTTCGGTTTCGGGCTGTTCGGCGGCGAGCTGCTTGATGAGCTTCACGGTCGACACGGCGAGCTCGACGATCTGCGGCTTGCTCATGCCGAAGACGGTGTCGCGGAAGGTTTCCGACGTGGCGTTATAGACGTGCACGATGGCGCGCTTGGCGCCGCGGATCGATTCCATTGTGCGGCGGATGAGCTCTTCGCGGGCCTGGGTGAGGACCTCGATGGTGACGTCATCCGGGATGTGCTTGCCCTCGATGAGCTCGCGCACGAAGTCGAACTCGATCTGCGACGCCGACGGGAAGGCGACTTCGATTTCCTTGAAGCCGATGTCGCACAGCGTGTGGAAGAGCTGCATCTTCTTCGCGGCGTCCATCGGCTCGAAGATCGACTGGTTGCCGTCGCGCAGGTCCGTGCTCATCCAGATCGGATGCTTGTCGATGACGCGGCTCGGCCACTGGCGGTCCGGGAGGTTCACCGGCGGGAAGGGGCGGTACTTGCGGGACGGGTCGGTCAACATGATGGGGTCCGGGGCTGAATATCGTTGTCGATGGGAAGCATGTTACGCAAAAGGCGTTGGCAGAGGCTTGCGTTCTTGCAGTGCATCACGGCGTATTTTGGCAGTTTATTGCGCACGTGACGTATTTTCGGATATATATACGAACACTCACCAACAATCCGGCAATCCCATGGAACTCGACCGCTACGACCGCGAGATCCTGCGCGTGCTGCAGCAGGACGGACGCATCAGCAACCAGGATCTGGCCGACCGCATCGGCCTGTCGCCTTCGCCCTGCCTGCGGCGCGTGCGGGCGCTGGAGGAATCGGGACTGATCGCGGGCTACCGCGCGCACGTGAATGCGAAGGCGCTGGGCCTGACGCTGATGGCGTTGATCCAGATCTCGATGGACCGGCACACGCAGGAGCGCTTCAAGGACTTCGAGGCGGCGGTGCTGGAGATTCCGGAAGTGCTGGAATGCCTGCTGATCACCGGACAG
It contains:
- the leuA gene encoding 2-isopropylmalate synthase, which encodes MMLTDPSRKYRPFPPVNLPDRQWPSRVIDKHPIWMSTDLRDGNQSIFEPMDAAKKMQLFHTLCDIGFKEIEVAFPSASQIEFDFVRELIEGKHIPDDVTIEVLTQAREELIRRTMESIRGAKRAIVHVYNATSETFRDTVFGMSKPQIVELAVSTVKLIKQLAAEQPETEVVLQYSPETFTATELDFALEVCNAVTEAWGATPNNKVILNLPATVEVATPNIHADQIEWMHRNVARRDSVLISVHPHNDRGTAVAAAELGLMAGADRVEGCLFGNGERTGNVDIVTLALNLYTQGVNPGLDFSDINAVARTVEHCTQLPISPRHPYVGDLVFTAFSGSHQDAIKKGFAAHKADQQWNVPYLPIDPADVGRSYDSVIRVNSQSGKGGIAYLLETEYGMVLPRRLQVEFAAVVQKHADTHKGEVMAADIWRLFSDTYLANDTSVRYVEHHLFEHGDAQGIRLTLDVNGQEHTLVAEGNGPIDAAVRALHSLGIELQVRSYEERSFGSSAQCGDARAYALIEVAKPGAGGDCYGVGIDENIVTASIKAMVSALNRAGGAALVSERPHAA
- a CDS encoding serine protease: MKDFFRPLKLHDRRMAKIMVRLKIIQLVLLVAVASPANAEPGNVSAGTGFFYNSDGHLFTNRHVIADCRPNSIRVRTHDQNWHEARILAMDSRVDIAALAINKEVEAFASFRLFAGTNSVSVPNEMEDAFSAGFSSPEANKFKLQYKWGQIQPWKDPNKFPYVHRMRMDAYPGASGSPILDYAGLLIGIVFASSVAPAPDYDNLRSVGYGDKWIFIYNNNALLVFANQHGLRYNAWGKWERKDPMFIAGHADRITALILCENAIEK
- a CDS encoding Lrp/AsnC family transcriptional regulator, encoding MELDRYDREILRVLQQDGRISNQDLADRIGLSPSPCLRRVRALEESGLIAGYRAHVNAKALGLTLMALIQISMDRHTQERFKDFEAAVLEIPEVLECLLITGQASDYQLKVVVRDMDAYQELLLNRITRIPGVTGVHSSFVLRRVIERQALPVGDA